DNA from Hwangdonia lutea:
CAATAATTCTGGTTTTGCCCAAACGTTTTGCCATAAGTATTTGGCCTATGGTATTGTTTATTTTGTGAGCGCCTGTGTGGTTTAAATCCTCGCGTTTTAAATATACTGTGGTGTTGTATTTTTCAGAAAGGCGTTTTGCAAAATACAATGGCGATGGGCGACCGACATAGTCTTTAAGAAGTTGATTGAATTCTTTTTTAAAATCAGGTTCGGCCATAACTTTAAGGTAGTTTTGGCGCAACTCTTCTACGTTTGGATAAAGCATTTCTGGTATAAATGCGCCTCCAAATTCGCCGTAATAGCCTTTTTCGTTTACGTTGTAATTCATTTATTTTTTGCTTTTATTTATGTTCATTTTGCCTTGATGCAAAACGAACCAAAAAATCATATCAATCTGAGGAAATTCCTGCGGAACATTCGCTCTCGGAATTTCGTGCTTAAAGCTTTGCTTTGCATCTACATTCCTTCGCTCATTATTTCTGCAGATTGGTGATTCCGACTGTGTCGGAACTAAGGGCTTGACTTTTTGTTAAACTTATTTTTTATTTCTGATTTCCTTTTGGTTTTCTAAAATCTAAATTTATTTTCTATTTATAAATTTTCTTAATTCCTTAATATCTTTCAATCCGGGTTCTATTTCAAATTTACTGTTTACGTCTATGGCGTAACAATATTTTGAAGCTTTACTTTGTACAAATTTTTTAAGGTCTGCAATTTGATTTAATCCAATGCCACCACTTAAAAAGAAGGGTTTTGTTGATGGGTAATCATTTAAAACGTTCCAATCAAAAGTGTAGCCATTGCCACCGGGTAACTTGCCTTTGGTGTCAAACAAAAAGTAATCGCAAACAGCCTCGTAAGGTTTTAAAATATCGAAATTGAACTCGTCCTTGATTGAGAATACTTTGATTATTTCGATACTTTCGTCATTGTGAGACTTTTTTTCCAATTCGACCCCATCTGTTTCTTTTGATGAGATTACTTCGTCGTTTCTCTCCTCGTAATGACGTTTTAACGCGTTACAATATTCCGGTGATTCGTTACCATGTAATTGAATGGCCTGTAAATGGTGTGTCTTTATTTTTTCTAAAACAAAATCTAATTCTTCATCAACAAAAACACCTGTTTTTTTTATGGATTGAGGTAATTCCGGAACCTGGTTTTTATTGAAGTTTCTTGCAGATTTTTCATAAAAAATAAACCCAAGATAGTCAGGTTGCAATGCCGCAACTTGTGTGATATTATCTTGATATTTCATACCGCAGACCTTCAGTTTCATCTTCTCGATACTATTTTTTCGTTCCTCAAAAATCACTCGAAGTGACGTTATTTGTTCAATTCAGCTATAAATTCTTTGGCACTTTTACCAGGGTTATTCGTTTTCATAAAATTCTCACCTATTAAAAAACCTTGATAGCCATAGGGTTTTAATTCTTTGATAGCTTCAATGCTGCTAATGCCGCTTTCTGATATTTTTACAAAATCGTTTGGAATGAGTTTGCTTAATGTTTTGCTTGTTTCTAAACTCACATCGAAGGTTTTTAAATTCCTGTTGTTAACGCCTAACATATCTAAACTAGGCATGAGGGATTTGTGCAATTCTTCTTCGTTATGAACTTCTAAAAGGACATCCAAATTTAGACGTTTTGCCAATTCTGAAAATTGCTTAATTTCATCTTTTGTTAAAATAGCAGCGATTAAAAGAATGGCATCTGCACCAAAAGCTTTAGCTTCGAGGATTTGGTATTCGTCGATAATAAATTCTTTACGCA
Protein-coding regions in this window:
- the trpC gene encoding indole-3-glycerol phosphate synthase TrpC; amino-acid sequence: MNILDKIVIDKRKEVDLKKELIPIQIFERTPYFDRKTISLSDKLRSSQTGIIAEFKRKSPSKSVINNTVNIEDVAMGYEHAGACGMSVLTDEVYFGGFLDDLIIARENCDLPLLRKEFIIDEYQILEAKAFGADAILLIAAILTKDEIKQFSELAKRLNLDVLLEVHNEEELHKSLMPSLDMLGVNNRNLKTFDVSLETSKTLSKLIPNDFVKISESGISSIEAIKELKPYGYQGFLIGENFMKTNNPGKSAKEFIAELNK
- a CDS encoding phosphoribosylanthranilate isomerase; the protein is MKYQDNITQVAALQPDYLGFIFYEKSARNFNKNQVPELPQSIKKTGVFVDEELDFVLEKIKTHHLQAIQLHGNESPEYCNALKRHYEERNDEVISSKETDGVELEKKSHNDESIEIIKVFSIKDEFNFDILKPYEAVCDYFLFDTKGKLPGGNGYTFDWNVLNDYPSTKPFFLSGGIGLNQIADLKKFVQSKASKYCYAIDVNSKFEIEPGLKDIKELRKFINRK